CTGGTGACCTGGCTGCGCGGCGTGCCGGAGAATTTCGATGAATGAGTCAGCAAGCTAGGAGGGCGACATGGCATTGCAACGAGCGGTATCGGGAGAGCGGATCGTATTGCAGCGCGGAGACGACGACATCGCCCATTTCACCTCGGTCGCGCTGGTGAAGACCGAGCGCATGGAACTGATCCGCCTGGTGGTGCCGAAGGAGCGTCCGGTGCCGGAGCACAGGGTGGAAGGGGAGGTGACCATCCAGTGCCTGGAGGGCGAGCTGGTGGTCGATGCGCACGGCAGGGCGACGGTGCTCAAGCCGAACGAGATGGTGTACCTGGCCGGGGGCGAGCCGCATACGATACGCGCCAACAAGGATGCGGTGGGGCTCATGACCATCATCATGGGGCCGGTGCGGACCGGTGGGCCGACCAATGATCCGCGGGGATCGGCGTCCTGATCGTGCGTCAGCGCTGATCGCAAGCGCTAACTGGTCGCTGCGAAACTTGGGTTCCCGCCTGCGCGGGAACGACGTGCTTAAGCAGCGGTCCAGAAAAATTTCTGTGGCATGCGCCTCATGAACGTCGTTCCCACGCAGGCGGGAACGACGTGCTGAAGCAGCGAGTCAGAACCGATATTGTGGCCCGCA
Above is a genomic segment from Massilia sp. KIM containing:
- a CDS encoding cupin domain-containing protein → MALQRAVSGERIVLQRGDDDIAHFTSVALVKTERMELIRLVVPKERPVPEHRVEGEVTIQCLEGELVVDAHGRATVLKPNEMVYLAGGEPHTIRANKDAVGLMTIIMGPVRTGGPTNDPRGSAS